TACCTCCATTAAGAATAATGTCGGATTTAGGTATAGGAGGAGGACAGCTGTGGTACTAatatttctagttttttttttgttttttctagctttttagttatttttccgttatttttttctttgttatttgtgtatttttcatttatttattttttacttttattagtGCTCAGGTCTTCTGTGACTACCAAGGTTTGATGATGGTTGTTGATTCTATTTCTACTATTATcaagttttagtaataaaagtATATCGAGTTAATTTGATTGAGTCCAAAtatatctctttggtgaatatcgatgaTTTGTGACCCCCAGTAATTtctggttaacttttctaggcataagGAATAACTgtttggcattttcatgtgaattggtttagttattaactttagttctccatatttgaaGAAATAGGGCTAGCTGctattttttgtgttatttcGAGTTATTTTGTTGCCTGATCGTGAATAAAAGTTGGTTGTACTCCGCTAGTTATTACTGCTGAGTAATCGAGGGTTTTcaccaaaagtgtcgattctcgcgttaaaaagtagtaatttctatgagtacgtggtcgtatAGTGAaaggagctgagtaaccgggctccttcttCTGACAAATGTTGGACTTCGCGTCAAAAGACTCTAATGGTTAGGAACTAAGGCTATTACTACTattgaaatgaaaaagaaaaaaaatagaaaaatagaaaagcgtgataaaaaggtgaaggttgtgtCAATATGTGATTAAAGTCAGTTTGTCGATTtgtggatttaatgttgagattttggttaatagttggactatttgctgataaatgttgagcgaccattcttttttcttagattagtttgccTTAAATTAGAGGGATCCGCGGTTTAGAAGTTAACCGGGGTGATGTTTCTTAGATCTTGGCTATTGATACTTGATAGatgtttttcttggtatcttggcaataagGTAGATggagcaatagccattgtcaaatattggtgtttgtttgctgttctcatacttgaggacaagcatggtttaggtgtggggaaaattgataggttgcaattttatcatttattttataattaattttcacTATTACCTTACTAAATGGGGATTAATTGTCAAATTCTACTCACCTTTgaaaatttgtatttattaCAGGGAGTGGAACAAAAATACCATCACAAGGTGCCAATTTGACGGTTATCAGGAAAAGAGTTTTAGCACCAATCAACAAGGTGGAGAATAATTCAACTCTGCTTCCTTATTCATGGGCAAATACGGCATCCAGGGACACTTAGATTggaacttttcttcttttggtagTTTCCGAAGAGAGTGGAGATCAAGAACGACTAGGAGTCTTCCTTTTTCCTCTGGAGAGCCGCATAGGAGATGTAGTAGGAATTAGGTAGAAAAGAAAGGGCGGTCAATTTTGACTCCATTTTGGCTTTGGACAATTTCATCTTTTAGTGCCCTGCAGTCCACGTATGTTAGACTGAGGTAGGAACCAATTAGTCATCTTTTGGACTTGGTAGTTTTTCCACTTATTCTGATTCCATCGTTTCTTCCTCTCGAATTGAGGACATATACGCCGCACCTGTTTCTACAATATCCCCTGGGTTCACCTCAACGGGGATGAACTAAATCCTTTTTTCTAatcaaggaacaacggaggcTTTCGTTCATCTAAAAATTGcgagatcgaattaattttatttattcctcTTATTTACTGATATTTGCATATTCTCTGATTGTAGTGTTTATGGTTGttttattaattgagtatcTTGGCCCCGGACATTGAATTAATTTAGCAACCTAATGTCAATTGGAGTATTGAATCGGTAATTGTTCGATTATTCTAAAATAGTGGCAACTGACAGGATTAGTTTTATGTCAGAGAAATACGCAggttaatctaaaataaccctgatagtgtattatttggttagaatagagctcctctaatacgtaaggcaattggggaattaaatcttactaGCGTATCTAAGATTATTTCTCGATTAGAGTAGTAATTGACGGGAGTATCTCAGtcatcgacacagtaaggagaagttgactgtcatcgcttgtttggcaactataacttatttattagtTAATAATTGGAATTACCTTtacatcgatgatcaattagttGAACCATTGCCGTAGTTATTAATTGGCTAGAACttaattattgttaatttgattttaataatttaacaTTTAAGTTTTAGttggttatttatttttattcaaaccGTTTAATTATTACAATTGCTATAAAAAAACCCCCCATTGTTAGTTTGAACTTCAAAAGACATAAATATCCCTAGTTCCTATGAATTCGATCCTACttatcactatctacagaaaatTATATTTCGGTtcagcaggtatttattattgcacagattTTGACAACCTGTCagaaggctcataggctaatgcattgcaatgaaatttgtaaaattttgagaCTACCGATGGACGGACAattcagtcaatttttgaataaaccgtcaattccatccaatccattttactagtttattcacttttaggGTAATACAGTCGATTTtcgaataaatcatcaattccatcCAATCCATTCGACCAATTTTTTcacttttgaataaatcatcaatttcatccaatccatttgatcaagttatccatttttaggacaatccagtcaatttttgaataaaccatcaatttcatgagatttatttgatcaatttattcTCTTTTAAGGTTTCGATCTATGGTTCATTGAAAACCTAGTCGAGATattgcaatcctttcaaaaATAGGTTCTTTCGCACTAAATTGATTTGTTAATATCAATTTATGTGTCAATCAAAgtaatcaatccattcggatttTGTTCTCAATTTGTTAGGGCAAATGTCTCATGTTAGGGCAATTTGTTCTCAATTTTTTCTGTCAAATTCTTTTCTCTCgaatattaataaattgatcggatccatcaggtattgtatggtgcctaccccacaagattgcatttttcatgctaggccaacCCTTGACATACAAGGGTTTCCCCATAGGATATGCATGCGAATTATTTAAATAtctactaactcatgtcttttttctttttcttttttcctttgaatAAATTACAGCAATTTGATACAAAAATCCATTCCTGAGCTGATTTCTTTCCTCTGCTATCAGGTATTCTTCAAAATAGCTATCCGTAGAAACCCTATCATTATACGGTCCCGTAACCGAGTCTTGAGGAATCGTGAAAATATGAGTTCCCACCTGGAGTCATCAGAGAGATCTGCGTTAATTCCATCTTCAGACGCTGCAAATTTATGGGCCCAGTTAAGTGAAATGCTGACCGGATTTAGCGAGCTAAGTGCAGAAATGGCAACCCAAAGGCGTATGATTGACCAATTGGTTTCGAACAATACTGGTGGTGTTCAAAATGAACATATACCTATCGAAAATAACCAACATGAGCTGGAGAACCCACAACCCCACATGTCACACCATCAAACCACTTTCATTCCACCTTTCACGAGTTCAGTGAAGGTGTTTTCACTTATCCCATCCCCAGTTTACCATCTACCTACCCAAGCAATATCTTTGTCAACCCGATTAGCCACCAGGCTTCTCAAAGTCATCCACAAATCAATATGAACATTTCATCTAACCCTTAAGGACCCCACCACCCTGTCATAGAGCCATTCATGTTGGACACCACCTTTTGCACAAAGGTTAAAATAGATGAGCCCTCCGCCCTGATTGATAAAAATCTGCTGATGAGACTGGACCGATTCgatgaattcatgaaaaagagctaatgattgaacAAGCACGGAGGATTGGATTACGACGAACTTTGTCTTTTCCCTGATATGCAGTTGCCTATGGGTTTCAAAGCTCCTAAGTTCAGCAAGTATGATGGCACTGGCAATCCAAAAACGCATCTCCGCATGTTCGCGAACAAATTAGGGAAGCCAATAGATGACTAGAACCTGCCTATGCGTCTGTTTCCTGAAAGTTTAGAAGGTGATGCTTTGGATTGGTACTCTAATTTGAAACCCGATGAGATGAAGACCTGGTTGGACCTGTCCACGGCtgtgttttaaaactcggacTGGACCGGCTGGTTCGATTggtcgaaccgggaaccggccaagTGTCCGGTCCGAGCTATGCTAAAAGACCGGGTAAGTAAAAACCCAGGCAAAAATCGGGTTTGACCGAAAAAAACCAGATTTTCCGGTTCAAtcagtatttttaaaaaaaaaactcaaactttttcaatattatgttttgatccctagattgttaaaaattattaacatacctcaaatatttcatactttatcaatattttcttaaagtttggtgttatttttcaattaagtccataattttaattctaaacttgttaatgctcattaaataatataaattgctatttgattattctattttctttgtattttcttgttaaatatatttgaaacatcaaatatatatgaatataccttcattaatattaacatgttattaggtattttacatataatattttaattttaaataatttttatttatgacgtcatccaaTTCAACCCCTATCGACCTCGGTTGAACCCATTAACCCTTGACCCCCGAGTTTGACCGAGTCGATATCCGGTCcagttctgaaaacataggtcTACGGCTTTTGTGAGACAGTATGAGTATAATTGCGAACTTGCGCCAACGAGAACCACACTCGAGGGGACTAGGAGGAAACTGTCAGAGGACTATAAGACGTATGCCAAGCGTTGGAGGAAGCTGGCTGCTAAAGTGGAACCCCCTATGACCGAAGAGGAAATTGTTAGAATATTTATCAAGGCTTAGGACCCGTCGTATTTCGAAGAGATTTTTCgaatgactggatgctcatttgcaaCTATTGTaaacaagttagaggaatttgacGAATTCGTCAAAGCAGGAAAGATAGTCAACGTGTCGACCTTGAAAATGCAACTGGAAGCTTTGCAAGATCAGAGTAGTAGTGGCAAGAAACCTCAGTTCAATAAGAAGGAAGGAGAGAATGCTTTCGTTTGGGATCAGAGTCCCCTGACTAGACCCAGAGTTCAAAACCGACCCACCTACTCATCCCCGTACCCGTATTACGCAAACTCACGTCCTGCCTATCACACTACTGTCAACCATTCTCACCCCCGACCCAACTACACAAACGTACTTGCATCTGCTTTCCAGACTTCTCAACCAAGTTTCAATAGTTAAGTTTGGCTAATTGTTTTGATTATGGTCGAGTCAGACAGATAAGTAATTTgatgtctacgtctttgtctcaagtttctgCGAAATTTAGACAAAGAGGGACAAGTTGTAGACATCAAATAGTTGACTTTGATAAGTATAATAGTTGATTGCTTTTCAAAACTTAGCATCACATAACTGACCATAGAAAAGAAACAGTACACTGgggtgtgaaaatgaaaatatattCGGACGCCATGACATCAGCACTCAAGCTTGAGCTTAAGGAatcatatttatatattttcaacTTCAACAATTATTTTAAACTCTCGTCTAAACGAGAAAGTCTTCTACATCATATTCTGAAATTTAAGTGACAAACATTTAATAATTAAACCACAGTAAACCAGTGGACACGAAAAAATTCTGTTTAATAATACTACTTACGTGGGCTGACTATTCTCAACACATTTTTCCACTTTAtaacatttcttttttattcttcaaacgtcaaaaaatacaaaatatttcACGTTTATGTGCTTAAAATATGAGCTTATATGGTGGgtaatcttatatttttttcatgcaATATTTATAGGAAAACATCTAAATATTGTAGcagctatttatttttaattttgtaattgGTATATGAATAAGAGTAAATCTTTCATATACTGACGGTGTATACAGTATCATCgctggattcatgacatgtgtgcaaaagttaaatttcaaattcaaattttgtataattgtcattcatccaacgctgatagtgtatactgtcagtgtaggaaagattagttctaaaatgaataaactttatcatttaatatatatatatatacacacacatatacatatagaCACATACACACATGACTCTACGAAATTTCTCGTTCGCTAAAGCAAATAATATTACATACCGGAAGTCAAACATTGACATTTTGAACACACGCTAGCCATCATGACTAGTGACCAAATTTCCATTTACTTAATTTGTCAAGCTGAATACTTTAATTGTCTTCCCTTTTCTACCATTTCTACTGTTTAAAAATCATTTGCACACCCTTGATTAAATATAGTAGGTGAATTATTGATTAATATAGTAGGACACTATTAGGGAGGAAAGAATCAGCATAACACAACAATCAATTCACTATGAATCaagttttttgtttcttctttttttaattccGACAATGTCTTACATGTGTCTTATTATATAATGTGCTGTCCGGCCGGAGAATACCCCAAAAAGaatagaaatttatatttgATTGTTAAAGGGTAAATATGCAATTTTAGTTAGTAAGGCAGCATCTTAGTGGattccccaaaaaaaattccattaacCAAGTGCTTAGTCCATTCAAGACTCAAGACCAAGAAAATAAACATCTCCCAGCTGGTCCATTCAAAACATCAAACCTTGGACTCAATTAATCAACATGACACGAGCGGATACTTTTCTACTAACCCATTCTACTGGCTACATTACCAAAACCGCATCCTTGCAACAAAAAGAGGGGCAAGAATTATTGCCAAAAGCATTCATTTCCGATGGTTAACTctaaaaattatctcaaattctaaaatttaattcacatttttattcatcatttttaaaattatatacaaaatttataaacaaatttttttaatgaaaaaaagcGAGACTTAAGAATCAGGAAGGAGACGAAAAAATTATACTGCTATTACTTTACACCTCGTACAACATAATTTAAAGTAGTAAAAACTAATAGAAGCATGTTACATCTGTCAGTTGTCGTACACAACCATACGTATGTACCCTCTAACCACGTCGTAATCTTAGGCAGTTCAATGATTCCAAACTGCACAACCAAGAGACCTTACAAAATTCCAATCACCTCGTGGCATTCAAAATTTCACATGTACAGCCCCTCAATTCTGATAAATTCAATCACGCATAGGAGCACTTCAATTTTACATCTCCTTAGTCAACACGTAACCCTGTTTGGAAAATTGCTGCAGATTCAACCGTCAAACATGACTCCAAACCAACTCCAACCCCCATACTATAAATACCCCCAACATCTCCACACTTCTGCTACAAATTAACATCCATAGCAAGAATAAACCAAGAATCAACCAATTCGCCAACATTTTCAGCTAATAAATTTGTCCTTTTTTTGTGggttttagttgatttttggGCTCAAGATGGATTGCAGAAAAGCAGCGATTCTTGTATTGGCTTTTGTCATCTTTGTTGCCATTATGGGGCAAGTTCATGTGGAGGCAGCGAGGTTGCTGATGGAGGAAGACTTCGCCGGTGCCAATCACTTGCATACATTTCCATCGGTTTATGCAAATGCAAGAGACACGATGTCATATTGGTTTGAAAAGTTGGCATCTGGACCAAGCCCTAAAGGACCTGGTCATTAAGCTTAAAAGTATGGCCAGCAAGTATTTTGGCAGTAGTTCGGCCATGCAAGGACAATGAGCAACCAACACTAGtatattttggtagtatttacCATTTAGAGAGGGTCTAAgagtcagttttttttttttggttatttcattctttctttctttgatgtCATGTTACACTATGAAATCTTAATGCATAGATGTATATTTCTGACTTTTGCCCTTGAAGTGGCAGTTATAATGatagatatttttttttcaatgctttctttcatttcttttgccCTTGATCAATGGTTCAAGCTTCTACAATAGCAAGTCCATGGATAACTCAGGTGTTCCAGTTCATCATACgcaaaaaacatgaaaaaaattttctgaACATTTCATTAGGCCTTCCTTAGTTTGCAGACACTTCCATCAACAAATTAGAGAATTTTCTGATGGATCATGAGTTGGCTGCATGAGACAGTGCAGTGCAGCTTTTATAGAAGTATTCCTTACAAAGCATGGAGTATCATTTTCTAGAAGATACTATCACGGATTATCATATCCTACAATGAGGGTTCTCTGTCTATAATAATTACCTTTAAGCCACTGGTGAAGTGGGCTGAAATATTTATTATGATGGCTCTAAGATCAATTCTATCAAATTTTTTATGTGGatatctattttttttctatctatttttatcttattaaaTGTCcaaacttttatttattttgtttaggattAAGTCTCCTACCTATTATTGTTACGACATGTTATACTAGCGTGATTATTGTTGTTAAGAAAACAATCACATTTCATATTTTTGTCtccatttattattattattattttgttatgatcaacaaaaagagaaaggcaaaaggagaaaaagataaTTTATCGGCCCTGGCTGACTTTTATTTCAGAAgatttaaaaaacttatatatatgtatatatataatatgtataaagCCTTTATTTGTTTCTCTATATTTTTAGCTTTCTGGGTACTATTTTATTTAAAGTCCTTGgttgatgatttttgagcctttTTTTCAAGTGGGTATGCCAgacattttttatttcattgtcTGTTCTGCCCGGGAGTCTAGCTGCAATTGCAGACCATCTGAAAATAGGACAAAGAATTGTACATAAGATATTTGCACGAGCTCTGCAACTGTTCTTTGTTTATTTACTAGATGACAACCAAAAAGCTCGAGCCACAAGTTTTGATTATTAAGACACAAAATCCTaaggcacaaaaaaaaaaaagacacaaaaTCCTAAGAAGATAGGAGCCATTCATATATTATCGTATACCATACACAGTTTGGATTTATTTAAAGTCCTTGGTAGTATAGCATGTAGCTTTTTTGTTTGATCAGTTTTAGTATTGTTTAAGTGACTTATGTAAAAAagataaacaaatatatttttccattttcagtAGTTTCTTACAAGCTATCATCCGATCAAATCCTGCTACCTCAAGCAATTTGAATCAGTTCAataaataacttaataaattgTACTACTACCAACACCACAGCAATTTGAGTCATTTCAGGGAAAATAAAAGCTATGGGGAAACAGTGATCAGGAAGTGAGTAGACCTTCAGGAAAACATATTGAAGTCCTTGATATAATTAAGACACGTGCCCCCGTTAGATTATATTAAATTACTATgctataattaattatatttctAGTGCTTAccttattatatatataactgCTTGTGTTTGTGATCTGTTGGTTGGGGCTTTAAATAACTAGCTTCCTATCTCATCCTACTGTTTGTAAACTGATGGCAGGATATGTCAGTTGCTTGTATTTTTTATGATGATGTCGATGATTGCAGTCATGGGAGTAATACGGAGACATATAAGAGACTGCTATAGTGTTATCTTATCATTTGCCATTATCTTGGATCCTCGTTATAAACTCCAGTTTGTAGAATATTGTTTTTTTGTGTTGGATCCTCAATCACGAGATGAAAAGGTTCTTAGTATTAAACAAAAGTTGTTTCGTTTGTTCGAAGAATACTCTAAGACCAACACTGGTATTATTGCTGCACCAATGGAGAGTACTTTTAATGGTGATGATGGACAAACTAGAGATCTCATGGATGTGAGTAAAATTGATTCATATGTTTTTGTATTTTGCTTCAATTTATATAACCTAAACATTCAATATTTATGATATTTGCAGGGTTTTGATGTGTACCAATCTCAACAAGAGGCAAGTGGTAACAAatttgaattggagttgtatctTGAGGAGCGACTAGTCGATCGTAAGCAACAACTAGATTTGAATGTTTTGACTTATTGGAAGGAGAGTAGAATTAGATATCCTGAACTTTCACGTATGGCTCGAGATATCTTAAGTATTCCTATTACCACTGTAGCATCCGAGTCTGCTTTTAGTCATGGTGGGAGAATTCTTGGAAAATTTCGAACTTCTATGTTGCCGGATAATGTGGAGGCACTACTGTGTTCTCGAGATTGGTTGTATAATAGTGAAGATAAATTAGATATTTAGTTGCATTGACTGTTAATTTTCAGTAGCTTAGGATctctttaattattttcttcattggtTGATTAAATTGCTAAATTTTAGAGAGTCTTGATAAAGATTTTGAAGTTGAACAAGAAGACGAGGAGCAAGATCTTGGAATTGATATTAGTAGATTAATTGCTGAACAAGATGCGTCTTCAAATGTTGATGCTGCTTAGTAAGTATGTCATGCGAACTCGATATTTTAGAATACTTGTTATTGTTTTCTACAGTTATTTTAGTTAGAGCTGTGATTTGTGCTCCTGGTGTATAATGGGTATGGTCATGGAATGTCATGATTTTTCAAGTTTCACTTTTGTTGTCATAGAATACTTCTTTGTCTTGCCACCAGGTTTGGGTATTATCACTAGTGATTCACTACAAAAGCTGATTCAGAGTGCATGTCTTTTTCCAAGCAATATGTCAGCTTTATTGGCATTTTTTACCTCTGTGATGTTGATTCTTTGACCTGCCAAAAGCATTATTAGTGAAACATGATACAATGATCTAAGATTGGTATTAGCAACTAATTTGACTTTCATAATAGCATCATCTTTGGCTCCACTATGAACTGCTGACTGCGAAGTCTTAACATTGTGCTACCCTCTGTGGAGTACCTagttggtttggaagattgattTAGGATAATTTGTTGTTTTCACTTGTACGCATTTGAAGTGTTCTCAAGTGGATATCTGCATATGATTGTTGTGCTTTCTAGTTACACGGAAAGTGGTAACATGAGTTCCATGTGTTTATTCTTCAGTTGCTTCTACTTTTTTGTTGGTTGCTAATACTTCCCATCTTATTTTTGCTGCAGATGTTCCAGTATATGTCCATTTATTATATCATTGGGTTTGAATGCTGCCCAAGTTCCATAAAGCAAATTAGTTTCAGCTTTGAATTCTAGCATTGTTGGGGTGTTCAGTAGTTGTTTATCTTTCCTCAATGAGTTGTTGAAGGATTAGAATGTGCTTTATTAGTGACTAGTGGATGGTTGTGTTGTCATTGGACCTGTTCTAATGTTGCGTtaattttttgaagaattttcaaatgaattggATAGTGATATTTGAACTAATTGGTTGAGAATTGTATCTCTCTtatcaaatttcagtttaattAAGGCGTGAATGGATCTTGTTTAATACTGGTATACCATTTTTTTAATGtatgaaaatgtgtttatgtgtgtgaaaaaattttttgtatccaaaaatatatttgagaaaatttatgtatcaaaatctattaattaCGTAATATATTtggtcatatttgggtcttggGTTTGAGATAACCCAATATgacccaacccaaaattaacCTAATTTAAAGTTGGGCGGGTTGGGTATAACCCATTTAAGTAAAAATCCAATATCAACCCGCCCAATTGCCaggtataatatatatatatatatagagagagagagagagagagagagagagagagagagagagagacaaaaaatGATAGTAGCTGGTTGCATTGAAGTCAACCTTGAAGtttattttctttccattttttcttcttgttcccTTTTGGGGAGTATAATAGTCTTGCGTGGAAAACGATATACAAGACTGTTctatttttttctgtttttttgtcTAACTTTGGGAATGTACATCTCACTAAATCATGGAGCAGTATGacgatttctttctttttttcttcttttaaatagTCAAAACATGGGATAGAAAAAATGATGCGAAGCTGGTAGAAGGAATGGTTTCACAtgctttttccaaaaataacaaAGGAGCAACTCACGAAAACAAAATTATAACAAAATTGCAGTTAAGTCAGGACTGCTAATAGTTGTAGCCATGCTTTGGCTTAATTT
This Coffea arabica cultivar ET-39 chromosome 3e, Coffea Arabica ET-39 HiFi, whole genome shotgun sequence DNA region includes the following protein-coding sequences:
- the LOC140038526 gene encoding zinc finger BED domain-containing protein DAYSLEEPER-like, with product MSMIAVMGVIRRHIRDCYSVILSFAIILDPRYKLQFVEYCFFVLDPQSRDEKVLSIKQKLFRLFEEYSKTNTGIIAAPMESTFNGDDGQTRDLMDGFDVYQSQQEASGNKFELELYLEERLVDRKQQLDLNVLTYWKESRIRYPELSRMARDILSIPITTVASESAFSHGGRILGKFRTSMLPDNVEALLCSRDWLYNKSLDKDFEVEQEDEEQDLGIDISRLIAEQDASSNVDAA